In a single window of the Planctomycetia bacterium genome:
- a CDS encoding general secretion pathway protein GspK yields the protein MTMTRNNPVSKPHRVAASRSGLVLVVVLVMVTLLALLAASYSFMVQSNTRAAISNHYRFQAHMAAESGYQRAVAVLRAARNEPGIWYSNPDLFKGVLIEGTESDLSDAEANLKQRNETGWYDPAAKPAWRFNLVARNYEDPTTVRYGITDECSKLDLNGATEAQLRRLFELVIPQDTTNAVDINVLVDSLLDWREPGAAPRANGAKDEYYSQLEPPYRCKSAPFSTVEELLLVKGFTAWVVFGEDYNRNGLLDPNENDNDSSFPPDNGDGALFAGVASYFTLWSRELNVSNDQRPRINLNMEDTQKLQELLEEQFSPAIVSYVMEVRGGGAPFNSIMNLIPAPPTPESEEDPQDLQPTTQPDPFAQDPATSQPTTNPTDGIDTGLEQPPTDLSQSGEASENTQVSKPPEFKDLTATPPPGTYEDLPLILDRLTTDPVPMFTGRINVNTAPREVLATIPELTAGEVEAIVAARGGLAPEERSNSAWLVRNAVLDLHKYRWILPKLATKSSVFQVESVGYADHAGVMDRINVIFEMRGPIAQVIYTRNLDELGTAYTPHGEDIRAVQENTNQGN from the coding sequence ATGACGATGACGCGGAATAACCCTGTTTCCAAACCCCATCGCGTCGCGGCTTCGCGCTCGGGGCTCGTTCTTGTGGTCGTATTGGTGATGGTGACGCTTTTGGCGCTGCTCGCCGCGAGCTATTCGTTCATGGTTCAGTCCAATACGCGAGCTGCCATCTCGAATCATTACCGATTCCAGGCTCACATGGCGGCGGAAAGCGGCTATCAGCGAGCGGTCGCCGTATTACGGGCCGCCCGCAACGAACCGGGCATCTGGTACAGCAATCCGGATTTGTTCAAGGGCGTGCTCATTGAGGGAACGGAGTCCGACCTCTCCGATGCCGAGGCGAATCTCAAGCAGCGAAATGAGACCGGTTGGTACGATCCGGCCGCCAAGCCGGCGTGGCGATTCAATCTCGTGGCACGGAATTACGAAGACCCCACGACGGTCCGCTACGGCATCACCGACGAATGCTCCAAACTGGATCTTAATGGTGCTACCGAGGCCCAGCTTCGCCGTCTCTTCGAACTGGTTATTCCCCAGGACACGACCAACGCTGTGGACATCAATGTACTGGTGGATTCATTGCTGGATTGGCGCGAGCCGGGCGCGGCGCCGAGGGCGAACGGCGCGAAGGACGAATACTACAGTCAGCTTGAGCCGCCCTATCGCTGCAAGTCCGCCCCGTTCTCCACGGTTGAGGAACTCCTGCTCGTCAAAGGCTTCACCGCCTGGGTCGTGTTCGGAGAGGATTACAACCGCAACGGTCTGCTCGATCCGAACGAGAACGACAACGACTCGTCGTTTCCGCCGGACAACGGCGATGGCGCACTCTTTGCCGGAGTCGCATCCTACTTCACGCTCTGGTCTCGCGAGCTCAATGTGTCAAACGATCAGCGTCCGCGCATTAATTTGAACATGGAGGACACGCAAAAACTGCAAGAGCTGCTGGAAGAGCAGTTCAGCCCCGCGATTGTCAGCTATGTTATGGAGGTGCGCGGCGGCGGCGCGCCGTTTAACAGTATTATGAACTTGATTCCCGCGCCTCCGACCCCTGAATCGGAGGAAGACCCGCAGGATTTGCAGCCAACGACACAGCCGGACCCGTTCGCGCAAGACCCAGCCACGTCGCAACCTACGACGAATCCGACCGACGGAATCGACACCGGTTTGGAGCAGCCTCCGACCGATCTAAGTCAGTCCGGTGAAGCGTCCGAGAACACGCAGGTCTCGAAGCCGCCGGAGTTCAAGGACCTGACGGCCACGCCGCCGCCGGGAACCTATGAGGATTTGCCGTTGATCCTGGATCGTCTCACGACAGACCCCGTGCCCATGTTCACCGGTCGTATCAACGTGAACACGGCTCCGCGCGAGGTATTGGCGACGATTCCAGAGCTGACGGCCGGGGAGGTGGAGGCGATCGTGGCGGCCCGCGGTGGACTGGCGCCTGAGGAAAGATCGAATTCGGCGTGGCTGGTGCGCAATGCCGTTCTGGATCTGCATAAGTACCGCTGGATTCTGCCGAAGCTGGCGACGAAATCGTCGGTCTTTCAGGTGGAGTCGGTGGGCTACGCGGACCACGCGGGCGTGATGGATCGGATCAACGTGATTTTTGAAATGCGCGGCCCCATCGCCCAGGTGATTTACACGCGAAACCTGGATGAGCTGGGTACGGCTTATACACCGCACGGGGAGGACATCCGCGCCGTGCAGGAAAACACGAATCAGGGGAACTGA
- a CDS encoding metallophosphoesterase family protein, with the protein MFAIISDIHSNLEALKTVLGDINQRGIETVYCLGDIIGYGPDPADCLDLVAKTCKWSLCGNHDHAVFYEPANFNVAAEKAAFWTRTALEDEKDADKRNARWRFLGGLSPRNEMDGLLFVHGSPRKPINEYLFPDDVFTAPQKLLANFERMEQLTCFCGHTHVPGVFVDDPYFEPPDELGDDRRYTIGDEKVIINVGSVGQPRDRDPRAAYVIVDGDEVEFIRVEYNIQVTAKRIRDNPNLDDFLGMRLFEGK; encoded by the coding sequence ATGTTCGCCATTATTTCCGACATCCATTCGAACCTTGAAGCACTCAAGACCGTGCTGGGCGACATCAACCAGCGCGGCATCGAGACGGTCTATTGCCTCGGCGACATCATCGGCTATGGGCCGGACCCGGCGGACTGTCTGGACCTGGTGGCCAAGACGTGCAAGTGGAGCCTCTGCGGCAATCACGACCACGCCGTCTTCTACGAACCGGCGAATTTCAACGTCGCCGCCGAGAAGGCCGCCTTCTGGACCCGAACCGCGCTGGAAGATGAGAAAGATGCGGACAAGCGAAATGCCCGATGGCGTTTTCTGGGCGGCCTGTCGCCGCGCAATGAGATGGACGGCCTGCTCTTCGTCCACGGCTCACCGCGCAAGCCGATCAACGAATATCTTTTCCCCGACGACGTGTTCACCGCGCCGCAAAAGCTGCTGGCGAACTTCGAGCGCATGGAGCAGCTCACCTGCTTCTGCGGTCATACCCATGTGCCGGGCGTCTTCGTCGATGATCCCTATTTCGAGCCGCCCGACGAGTTGGGCGACGACCGCCGCTACACGATCGGCGATGAGAAAGTCATCATCAACGTCGGCTCGGTCGGTCAGCCGCGCGATCGAGATCCGCGCGCGGCCTACGTGATCGTCGATGGCGACGAAGTCGAGTTCATCCGCGTCGAATACAACATCCAGGTGACGGCGAAGCGGATCCGAGATAACCCCAACCTCGACGACTTCCTCGGAATGAGGCTTTTTGAAGGAAAATAA
- a CDS encoding prepilin-type N-terminal cleavage/methylation domain-containing protein, which yields MKRSHYHRRRGLTLLEVLLALGLVTLLSASMFLFYDVTLRSRDFGTRRINEGNLARVVAQKIAGEIRSANGFLQGAGPGIAGKEHQITIQTVVLPDKELFVRRQIQDEPLPAQSDMRQVQYYIAYDEDLSFDYPDGATGPAPMGLVRREIQTLNQVTVREDQTQSVELDLYAPEMKYLRFRYFDGVEWLDRWDIGKGGEAGLGNSLPQAVEVTVGYTAIEPPEDEDELDLENQDLLPAPPEPYGEDKCSIVVRLQQADTFFGSRILRTQRPPSGEGGATTP from the coding sequence GTGAAGCGATCGCATTATCATCGCCGTCGCGGCCTGACGCTTCTTGAAGTGCTGCTTGCCCTCGGACTGGTCACGCTGCTTTCGGCGTCGATGTTCCTGTTTTACGACGTCACCCTTCGATCGCGCGACTTTGGAACAAGGCGAATCAACGAGGGCAATCTTGCCCGTGTCGTTGCGCAGAAGATCGCCGGTGAGATTCGCTCGGCCAACGGATTCCTCCAGGGTGCCGGGCCGGGGATCGCCGGGAAAGAGCACCAAATCACCATCCAGACGGTCGTTTTGCCCGACAAGGAGCTTTTTGTCCGGCGACAGATTCAGGACGAGCCGCTTCCCGCGCAAAGCGACATGCGTCAGGTGCAGTATTACATCGCCTATGACGAGGACCTGTCCTTTGATTACCCCGACGGGGCGACCGGGCCTGCGCCGATGGGCCTGGTTCGCCGGGAGATTCAGACGCTCAATCAAGTGACGGTGCGCGAGGATCAGACGCAGTCGGTGGAGCTCGATCTGTACGCGCCGGAGATGAAATACCTGCGGTTTCGTTACTTTGACGGCGTTGAATGGCTGGATCGCTGGGACATCGGAAAGGGCGGCGAGGCGGGGCTGGGGAATTCGCTGCCGCAGGCCGTCGAAGTCACCGTGGGGTACACGGCGATCGAGCCGCCGGAGGATGAAGACGAACTGGATTTGGAGAACCAGGATTTGCTGCCGGCCCCGCCCGAGCCGTACGGCGAAGACAAGTGCTCGATCGTGGTTCGATTGCAGCAGGCAGACACATTCTTCGGTTCCCGCATTCTGCGCACCCAGCGCCCGCCCAGCGGGGAGGGAGGGGCCACGACGCCATGA
- a CDS encoding prepilin-type N-terminal cleavage/methylation domain-containing protein → MGFRQHSLRTSRRAAARAAFTLLELLIVLSLLVVLSFFAWPMMESQITAAKLPESAARIRETLYMTRSAAMLEHRRHRVRFAPGEQQPTVEIEIDPLYQPGVWTLVTYPWTKEPMLLDDAEVHEIQPGRPVYLKPVSQTEDADSKAAKEETQRDASLDLQVTQGEQIGSVSIASGNDEAELDEKRPPIVFETDGSSDWATIIISDVRSEEALEEETPQLWVVLDGRTGLANVREQVTQEQLADPEFYIQKEKLELPETTSPEDLSLTISTDEQGQLIDPAAAAGLLGDQQGLGDQGFPGTGQQGLVDPNAMPQGQLPSGAESTLPAEQPSEQQLMEDLERELAESDLSDEEKEEIRKNFQSDSSAK, encoded by the coding sequence ATGGGTTTTCGACAGCATTCATTGCGAACGTCGCGGCGCGCCGCTGCGCGGGCGGCTTTCACGCTGCTGGAACTCCTGATCGTCCTCAGCCTTTTGGTCGTGCTTTCGTTCTTTGCCTGGCCGATGATGGAAAGCCAGATTACCGCGGCCAAGCTGCCCGAAAGCGCTGCGCGGATTCGCGAGACACTCTACATGACCCGCTCCGCCGCGATGCTGGAGCACCGTCGGCATCGGGTGCGATTTGCCCCCGGCGAGCAGCAGCCGACCGTCGAGATCGAGATTGATCCCCTCTATCAGCCGGGCGTCTGGACGCTGGTCACCTATCCCTGGACGAAGGAGCCGATGCTGCTGGATGACGCCGAGGTGCACGAGATTCAGCCCGGCCGGCCCGTCTATCTGAAGCCGGTTTCCCAGACCGAGGACGCCGACAGCAAGGCCGCGAAGGAAGAAACTCAGCGCGATGCATCACTTGATTTACAGGTAACACAGGGAGAGCAGATCGGCTCCGTCAGCATCGCGTCGGGCAATGATGAAGCCGAACTCGACGAGAAGCGACCACCGATCGTCTTTGAGACGGACGGCTCCTCGGATTGGGCCACGATCATTATTTCAGATGTCAGGTCCGAAGAGGCATTGGAAGAGGAAACGCCGCAACTGTGGGTGGTACTCGACGGCCGAACGGGCTTGGCCAACGTCCGCGAGCAGGTGACTCAGGAACAGTTGGCCGACCCCGAGTTTTACATTCAGAAGGAGAAGCTTGAGCTTCCGGAGACCACCTCACCGGAAGACCTCTCTTTGACCATTTCGACCGACGAACAGGGCCAGCTTATAGACCCGGCCGCAGCTGCCGGACTCCTCGGTGATCAGCAGGGGCTTGGCGATCAGGGCTTTCCCGGGACGGGCCAGCAAGGTCTTGTCGATCCCAATGCGATGCCGCAGGGTCAATTGCCGTCCGGAGCAGAATCGACGCTGCCCGCTGAGCAGCCAAGCGAGCAGCAACTCATGGAGGACCTCGAGAGGGAACTGGCTGAATCTGACCTCTCCGATGAAGAGAAAGAGGAAATCCGAAAGAATTTTCAGAGTGATTCTTCGGCGAAATAG
- a CDS encoding Trm112 family protein gives MIDKDLLDILVCPSCKKPVEQKAAQPGENAEAWLECTGSGCGLRYPVREGIPIMLIDEASAPQKSGG, from the coding sequence ATGATCGACAAGGACTTGCTCGACATTCTGGTCTGCCCGAGCTGCAAGAAGCCCGTCGAACAGAAGGCCGCCCAGCCGGGGGAAAACGCGGAGGCGTGGCTGGAATGCACCGGTTCGGGCTGTGGCCTCCGCTACCCCGTCCGCGAGGGGATACCGATCATGCTCATCGACGAGGCCAGTGCCCCCCAGAAATCAGGCGGCTGA
- a CDS encoding DUF4349 domain-containing protein, which produces MRAKFAARKAAQPSDLDRAAASKTPPPAPASGVGWIRPASDREPASQGDKRIVIYTAQFRIVVQEIEAAIDAMERLAEAQGGYVQSISGNQIVIRVPVAKYQAAVAEVESLGNVARRDLQATDVTEEYVDLQARLKNSMAVRTRLEALLAKAEDVEAALAVEKELNRVGEEIERLQAKLEVLKNRVAYSTITADFERVYRAAPLPQQFKLPFNWLKELDPSRLTREY; this is translated from the coding sequence TTGAGAGCCAAATTCGCGGCGCGAAAGGCGGCCCAGCCGTCAGACCTCGATCGCGCCGCAGCTTCGAAAACGCCACCGCCCGCACCAGCCTCAGGGGTAGGCTGGATTCGCCCCGCGTCCGATCGCGAGCCCGCCTCGCAGGGCGACAAGCGCATCGTCATTTACACCGCGCAGTTTCGCATTGTCGTGCAGGAGATTGAGGCGGCGATCGATGCGATGGAGCGGCTGGCCGAGGCACAGGGCGGCTACGTGCAGTCCATCAGCGGGAATCAGATCGTCATTCGCGTGCCGGTGGCCAAGTATCAGGCTGCGGTCGCTGAGGTCGAGTCGCTGGGCAACGTCGCGCGGCGCGATCTCCAGGCGACCGACGTGACCGAGGAGTATGTCGACCTGCAGGCGCGCCTCAAGAATTCCATGGCCGTGCGCACTCGGCTGGAGGCGCTTCTGGCCAAGGCGGAAGATGTCGAAGCCGCGCTGGCGGTGGAGAAGGAGCTCAACCGCGTTGGTGAGGAGATCGAGCGTTTGCAGGCCAAGCTGGAAGTGCTCAAGAATCGCGTGGCCTACAGCACCATCACCGCGGACTTTGAACGAGTGTATCGCGCCGCCCCGCTGCCGCAGCAGTTCAAGCTGCCGTTCAACTGGCTGAAGGAACTGGACCCGTCGCGGCTGACGCGCGAGTACTAA
- a CDS encoding YjbQ family protein produces MKSFRKELWFELKTRRGYVNITPQVETAIEESGVREGLCLVNAMHISASVFINDDERGLHADFETWLEGLAPHEPVNQYRHNDTGEDNADAHLKRTIMGREVVVAITDGKLDFGPWEQIFYGEFDGRRRKRVLVKFIGE; encoded by the coding sequence ATGAAATCATTTCGTAAAGAACTGTGGTTCGAACTCAAGACCCGGCGGGGGTATGTCAACATCACGCCGCAGGTGGAGACGGCGATCGAGGAGAGCGGCGTTCGCGAGGGGCTTTGCCTCGTCAACGCGATGCACATCTCCGCCAGCGTCTTCATCAACGACGACGAACGCGGGCTGCACGCCGACTTCGAGACGTGGCTCGAGGGCCTCGCCCCGCACGAGCCGGTGAACCAATACCGCCATAACGACACCGGCGAGGACAACGCCGACGCCCATCTCAAGCGGACGATCATGGGCCGCGAGGTCGTCGTGGCCATCACCGACGGTAAGCTCGACTTTGGCCCGTGGGAGCAGATTTTCTACGGCGAATTCGACGGTCGCCGGCGCAAGCGCGTGCTGGTGAAGTTCATCGGGGAATAA
- the pckA gene encoding phosphoenolpyruvate carboxykinase (ATP), protein MIQSSHSLEHHGIKPGKSVHHNLTAAELVEQAIARKEGQLTNFGALAALTGKRTGRSPNDKFVVKDAGTESTVAWGKTNQSMTTETFDKLHKRCVEHLNQQDLFVVDAYAGADHKYGMPIRVVTPKAWHALFARQLFRRPSADEIARSVPEFVILAAPDSHADPKSDGTNSEAYIVVNFTKKMVLIGGTHYAGEIKKSIFSVLNHILPDKSVFPMHCSANVGPGGDVALFFGLSGTGKTTLSADPDRRLIGDDEHGWSDRGVFNFEGGCYAKCIRLSKEREPQIYHALRFGAVLENVVVDPNTRAVDFDNDKYTENTRAAYPVEFIDNAIPEGLANAHPKAVVFLTCDAFGVLPPISRLTTTQAMYHFLSGYTAKLAGTEAGVGSEPQATFSTGFGQPFLTRSPMVYAKMLAEKIAKHGSTCYLINTGWSGGGYGVGQRIALPATRAMVSAALRGDLENVSTTTDPVFGLHIPAKVTGVDPELLVPRNRWPDQAAYDEKAKDLAQLFIKNFEKFPDATADVKAAGPKG, encoded by the coding sequence ATGATTCAGAGCAGCCACAGCCTCGAGCATCACGGCATCAAGCCGGGCAAGAGCGTGCACCATAATCTTACCGCCGCCGAACTCGTCGAGCAGGCCATCGCCCGAAAGGAAGGGCAATTGACCAACTTTGGGGCGCTGGCGGCACTGACCGGCAAGCGCACCGGCCGCTCGCCTAATGACAAGTTCGTGGTCAAGGATGCGGGAACCGAATCGACCGTCGCCTGGGGCAAGACCAACCAGTCGATGACCACCGAGACCTTTGACAAGCTGCACAAGCGGTGTGTCGAGCATCTCAACCAGCAGGACTTGTTCGTCGTCGATGCATATGCCGGGGCGGATCACAAGTATGGCATGCCGATTCGCGTCGTGACGCCGAAGGCCTGGCACGCGCTGTTCGCCCGGCAACTCTTCCGCCGCCCGTCGGCTGATGAGATCGCCAGGAGCGTTCCCGAGTTCGTCATCCTCGCCGCGCCGGACAGCCACGCCGACCCGAAGTCTGACGGCACCAACAGCGAGGCCTACATCGTCGTCAACTTCACAAAGAAGATGGTGCTCATCGGCGGCACGCATTACGCGGGTGAAATCAAGAAATCCATCTTTTCCGTGCTTAACCATATCCTGCCGGATAAGAGCGTGTTCCCGATGCATTGCTCGGCGAACGTCGGGCCCGGCGGGGATGTCGCCCTGTTCTTCGGGCTCTCCGGCACCGGCAAGACAACGCTGAGCGCAGACCCCGATCGGCGGCTGATCGGCGATGATGAACACGGCTGGTCGGATCGCGGGGTGTTCAATTTCGAGGGCGGGTGCTACGCGAAGTGCATCCGGCTTTCCAAGGAGCGCGAGCCGCAGATTTACCACGCCCTGCGCTTCGGCGCTGTACTGGAAAATGTCGTCGTCGATCCGAACACGCGGGCCGTCGATTTCGACAACGACAAGTACACGGAGAACACCCGCGCGGCGTACCCGGTGGAGTTCATAGACAATGCGATCCCTGAGGGGCTGGCGAACGCGCACCCGAAGGCTGTTGTGTTCCTGACATGCGATGCGTTCGGCGTGCTGCCGCCGATCTCGCGGCTGACGACGACGCAGGCGATGTATCACTTCCTGAGCGGCTATACCGCCAAGCTCGCAGGCACCGAGGCGGGCGTCGGCAGCGAGCCGCAGGCCACCTTCAGCACGGGGTTCGGCCAGCCGTTCCTGACGCGGAGCCCGATGGTGTATGCGAAGATGCTGGCTGAGAAGATCGCGAAGCATGGCTCGACCTGCTACCTCATCAACACGGGCTGGTCGGGCGGGGGATACGGCGTGGGTCAGCGGATCGCCCTGCCGGCGACGCGGGCCATGGTGTCGGCGGCCTTGCGCGGCGATCTGGAGAACGTCTCGACGACGACGGACCCGGTGTTCGGGCTGCACATTCCCGCGAAGGTGACGGGGGTTGATCCGGAGCTGCTCGTTCCGCGAAACCGCTGGCCGGACCAGGCGGCGTATGACGAGAAGGCGAAGGACCTCGCGCAGCTATTCATCAAGAACTTCGAGAAGTTCCCGGATGCGACGGCGGACGTGAAGGCGGCGGGGCCGAAGGGCTGA
- the pilM gene encoding pilus assembly protein PilM, whose protein sequence is MAIGGKQLLALDWNRKDLRMVVVRPKADGVDLIKAASVPIPADIRIEDPEAFGTFVREAMKQSKIGVKKVLLSIPRDQVVLNTLNLPPTPAEEMPAIVQFQIVKELPFPAEQAALDFAVCGEFDPKGPSSALVAAVRKDDLDYYTKVASQAGLTVLQVGLRPFSNLIAVMANAPDLATKNLLVVEVGPQLTEIDILKRGVLAFSRSASATVAAFGAGSTEPIADSRIAGLNVPDHEPDEASTQSISALMVEIVRSYEAYRATDPSMSLDHIIVCGSSGIEPQLAHSLASRFATRAELFSPDKALGLSAQRARELRGFSAAIGLAIGHGLTGLEQFDFLHPKKPVTKRQLRMRKLPVAIGTAALFVGSAVMYHMKFIAPKQQAAEELRDEVATKKLQERQILEFKKKVDALEDWLDAEQYWPDVLVALTENFPDQKEAYATRIDFETRSGGRSKKRESIARVKFRTVSLGKVNEVAEKLGGSGFLSVVPGRETTAGTQDVYSKDTSIELVLPDRQAFLALRESVLDEVEPPIDAAPATVSPAAEEPKPIATTPAPAAANTQKPNGHPVKPPVTPVSQGPVDVKTNKPAAGNGKAPSTPRTRLPRNPRPTGVGTGKGGKP, encoded by the coding sequence ATGGCCATCGGTGGAAAGCAACTTCTGGCGCTCGACTGGAACCGCAAGGATCTGCGGATGGTCGTCGTGCGCCCGAAAGCGGACGGCGTTGACCTGATCAAGGCTGCGTCGGTTCCGATTCCCGCGGATATTCGCATAGAGGATCCCGAGGCCTTCGGCACCTTTGTGCGGGAGGCGATGAAGCAGTCGAAGATCGGCGTGAAGAAGGTCCTGCTGAGCATTCCGCGCGACCAGGTGGTCTTGAACACGCTGAATCTTCCGCCGACGCCGGCCGAGGAAATGCCGGCGATTGTGCAGTTTCAGATTGTCAAGGAGCTGCCATTCCCGGCGGAACAGGCGGCGCTGGATTTTGCGGTATGCGGTGAATTTGATCCGAAGGGGCCCAGCAGCGCCCTGGTGGCGGCGGTGCGCAAGGATGATCTCGACTATTACACGAAGGTCGCCTCGCAGGCCGGGCTGACGGTGTTGCAAGTCGGGCTTCGGCCGTTTTCGAATCTGATCGCCGTGATGGCGAACGCCCCGGACCTCGCTACAAAGAACCTTCTCGTTGTCGAGGTAGGCCCGCAGTTGACTGAGATCGACATTCTCAAGCGCGGCGTCCTGGCCTTTTCGCGATCAGCATCGGCAACGGTCGCCGCTTTCGGCGCCGGCTCGACGGAACCGATTGCGGACAGCCGAATAGCAGGGCTCAATGTTCCGGATCACGAGCCGGACGAGGCTTCCACGCAGAGCATCTCAGCCCTGATGGTGGAGATTGTCCGTTCGTACGAAGCCTATCGCGCGACCGATCCGTCGATGAGTCTCGACCACATCATCGTATGCGGGTCATCGGGCATCGAGCCGCAGCTTGCCCACTCCCTTGCTTCACGATTTGCCACGCGGGCCGAGCTGTTTTCGCCGGACAAAGCGCTGGGGCTTTCCGCCCAGAGGGCGCGAGAGCTTCGCGGGTTTTCCGCGGCGATCGGACTGGCCATCGGACATGGCCTGACCGGCCTGGAACAGTTCGACTTCCTGCATCCCAAGAAGCCCGTGACCAAGCGGCAGCTGCGCATGAGGAAGCTGCCGGTGGCGATCGGCACGGCGGCGCTCTTCGTCGGGTCGGCGGTGATGTACCACATGAAATTCATCGCGCCGAAGCAGCAGGCCGCCGAGGAGCTGCGCGACGAAGTGGCTACCAAGAAGTTGCAGGAACGCCAGATTCTCGAGTTCAAGAAAAAGGTCGATGCGCTGGAAGACTGGCTCGACGCTGAACAATACTGGCCGGATGTGTTGGTCGCTTTGACCGAAAACTTCCCCGACCAAAAAGAGGCTTACGCCACAAGAATCGATTTCGAAACGAGGTCGGGCGGTCGTTCGAAAAAACGCGAGAGCATCGCCCGAGTCAAATTCCGAACCGTTTCGCTGGGCAAGGTCAATGAAGTCGCGGAAAAACTCGGCGGCTCTGGTTTCCTCAGCGTCGTGCCGGGCCGCGAGACCACCGCCGGCACGCAGGACGTCTATTCGAAAGACACGAGTATCGAGTTGGTTCTGCCGGATCGGCAGGCGTTCCTCGCCCTTCGCGAATCGGTGTTGGACGAGGTGGAGCCGCCTATCGATGCAGCCCCGGCGACCGTCAGTCCCGCCGCAGAAGAACCGAAGCCTATTGCGACAACTCCCGCACCCGCCGCCGCAAATACTCAGAAGCCAAATGGGCATCCGGTTAAGCCTCCGGTCACGCCGGTCAGTCAGGGGCCCGTAGACGTGAAGACGAATAAGCCCGCCGCTGGAAACGGCAAGGCGCCAAGCACGCCGCGAACGCGACTGCCGAGAAATCCGCGGCCTACCGGCGTCGGAACCGGCAAGGGGGGCAAGCCATGA